A window from Balearica regulorum gibbericeps isolate bBalReg1 chromosome 1, bBalReg1.pri, whole genome shotgun sequence encodes these proteins:
- the COMMD6 gene encoding COMM domain-containing protein 6 isoform X1 has product MASGSAMVLARALEALDAGGAADKINLIPQDFFAELCEQIIQHLNHKIPGVDTAELCQRIQTSGIEINVGDLAKIADVVSFLFSTAARNSLSTEELVTTLGNAVTALPKHAVQVIRHVWNEHGKSISVSEDARNMATLGQFVDIKWKLGVAMSSDTCRSLKYPYVTVMLKVADPSGQITDKSFEMTIPQFKNFFRQFKEMAAVLETV; this is encoded by the exons ATGGCCTCCGGTTCGGCTATGGTGCTTGCGCGGGCGCTGGAGGCGCTGG ATGCTGGTGGTGCAGCAGATAAGATTAATTTAATACCTCAAGACTTTTTTGCAGAACTT TGTGAACAAATAATTCAACATCTGAACCATAAGATCCCAGGTGTAGATACAGCTGAACTATGTCAG AGAATTCAAACATCTGGGATTGAGATTAATGTTGGTGACCTGGCAAAAATAGCTGatgttgtttcctttctgtttag CACAGCAGCCAGAAACAGTCTCTCTACGGAAGAACTCGTCACCACCTTGGGCAATGCAGTCACTGCACTGCCAAAGCATGCAGTTCAAGTTATTCGTCATGTATGGAATGAGCATGGTAAATCCATTAGTGTGTCAGAAGATGCAAGAAATATGGCCACACTGGGGCAG tTTGTAGATATTAAATGGAAACTGGGAGTTGCGATGAGCTCTGACACCTGCAGATCTCTGAAGTATCCTTATGTTACAGTGATGTTAAAAGTGGCAGATCCTTCAGGACAAATAACAGACAAATCTTTTGAAATGACGATCCCACAGTTCAAG AACTTCTTCAGACAGTTCAAGGAAATGGCGGCTG
- the COMMD6 gene encoding COMM domain-containing protein 6 isoform X2, whose product MATLGQFVDIKWKLGVAMSSDTCRSLKYPYVTVMLKVADPSGQITDKSFEMTIPQFKNFFRQFKEMAAVLETV is encoded by the exons ATGGCCACACTGGGGCAG tTTGTAGATATTAAATGGAAACTGGGAGTTGCGATGAGCTCTGACACCTGCAGATCTCTGAAGTATCCTTATGTTACAGTGATGTTAAAAGTGGCAGATCCTTCAGGACAAATAACAGACAAATCTTTTGAAATGACGATCCCACAGTTCAAG AACTTCTTCAGACAGTTCAAGGAAATGGCGGCTG